TGAACCCCTAAATCCAAAAGGGCTCCGCCGCCCATCATCTCCTTGTTGAACCACCATGCGGGCACGGGGGAGGGTCTACCGAGTTCGCCCCTTGGAGAGAAGGGGCCTGCACTTATATTAGTCGCATAAGCAAGTTGTATATCACCTAACGTACCGCTTTCTATTTTGCTCTTCAACTTATTGAAGTCCTCACTGAACCGTGATGGGTATCCCACCATAAGTTCTATTCCTTCGCGTCTAACATGAGATAGAACCTGTTCTCCTTCTGCTGGATTTCTAGCCAGAGGCTTTTCTAAGAAAATGTCTTTTTTTGCCTCAGCAGCCCTACACGCACATTCGCAGTGAAGGAAATTGGGTACTGCTATTATGACTGCATCGATGCTCTTATCATTAAGTAACCTATTGTAATCAGTTTGAATGTTTTTGATTCCATTTTCTCTAGCAAATTTCAATGCTTTTTTGGATGAATCGGCCACCGAGACTAGTTTGGCGTTTTTGAGTCGAAGACAGTTTTTCAAATGAACTTTCCCAATTGATCCTAAGCCTATTATGCCTAAATTCACGTTTCTCAAGCCTGCACACCTTTCTTATTGTTGCGGCGCTCACCACAATTAATTCCCTTTTTTGGCGCCATTTGTACTATTTGATCTTAGCCATAATTCCGATATTGGATCCAAAAAGGCACATTAATCTGTCGTATCTTTCAAAAAAACGCATAAATCTTAGGAGACTACTCTCATTTGATGGCGTCCTATTGCTCCAGTCCATTCTCTTAAGACTGAGAAATGGGATGTGAATAAAATCTGTACCACGTATATCCAATATTTCTAAATCGCTTCTCTTGAATAACTTTTTAACCTTGAAATAATGGAAAATATGCAGTCCATGTCTGCGGCCACCTTCACCTATAAGAGACCACAACCAAAGTTCTAATAACTGGGTACTTATATAGTTAGGAACTGTGACAAATAAATAACCTGATTTTTTAGTCACTCTTACTAGTTCCTGAAAAGCTTTGGTAAAATGAGGTATATGTTCCAACGCTTCTGAGCATACAGTTACGAAGCCTGAGCCATCCTTAAATGGCAGAAACTGGGCATCCCCAATCACGAAATCCACGTTTTTATGATGTCTCGACCTTCTTGCCAAATTCTTTGCTTGTCTAATCGAACTTGATGAGAGGTCAAGTCCCACTACATTTTGACATTTTTCTGCCATCCTTATAGAAAAACCGCCCTTTCCACAGCCAACTTCTAAAATACTCTCAATATCTACGGAAATGTTTGACTTCATCATCCTCAATATCAATTGATACCAAGGATCAGCCAGCGAAAGTTTCCTTTTGATCATCAAATCAGAAAAATTCACACTGAAACCTCACCAGTCTTTACACATATTACCTCTTCTCAACTTACAAAGATAAAGCATGCGTAGAAAAAAAGAAAGGGGAGTCCATCCAAATATTGTGTTCCCATGAAGAAGTAGCTATCCGTGCTCCATAGTTGAGCAAATACTCTCCGGGAATGGTGAATCCAACCCATTTACCTTTCGGGTTATTTCTAGGGTACACTTTGAAATGTAGCACATAGCCCCAAGCGGTCTCCAATCCTAGTTCATCTATTGTCCACGTCAAGAGTAGCACGTCCCTTTCTCTTGCCTATCTTCTCCACAGTCACCGTCCTAAGAGGTGGAGAAATCAACCGTACACGGGAGAGAATATCAACAAGCAAGGAAAACGAGCTTTCGTCAACTGCATGTTCAGAGGGAAACTCGTCGGTCACCACAACAGGTTTTCTTTTCTTTTAGATACACGAGTTTTTGAAGCGTCTTCTTTCGCTTCTACAGCCCGTGGATATGAATGACAGTTTCGGATATCTAAAAAAAAAAGGAGGTTTGATCGTGGTTCTAGATGAACCGTTTCATCTAGTCCACAGGCTCATGACCAGCTGCCCAGTCTATACTTCTAATACATCTGCGTGTGCGACCACGTAGATATCGCCTGACAGACCAGACACGGTATACGTGTCGCTCACCGCACTTATCCCTGCGTGAATATAGGGGTACTGACCTGGAGCAACCGTGTACTCGCCTTGGCTATCTCTCGGAAGCGGTTCAGAGCCCACGTAGAGCTGAGTGTTCTGCATCGTCCAGCTTGTGTGCATCATGTATGTAACTGTGGCGGTCGAACCATCGTAGTCTATTGTGACATTGCCCACCAGAGTCCCCTTACCAAGGTCGCACTTAGCTGCTCCTGCCCAGACGTCGAATGTATAAGATCCAGGTGCGAGCGGTCCGTTGGACCAACCCCAATTTTTGAAATCTCGTTTCCCGTCTCCGTCAAAATCCATGGACATGAAGCATGTAGCGTATCCGTCGCCGTACGCGAAGGCAGTTTCACCACGTGGCGGTGGTGGGCCCTCGTATATCTTGATGTGTATGTGGCAGAAGTTGTGAGCGTAGTTTTCGTCGATCCAGTCCACGATTGTGAAGGTAATTGGTGCACCTGTTCCTGTGTAGAAGATCGTGTACTCATGATCCACGTTGCTGAATGGACCCCAATTCACATCCATTCCGTCGATCTGTAGGAAAGAGTGACCACTAGGCGCGGGAAGAGGGCTTGTCCAAGTCGGGCCGTAGGTGAATGTACCGTAGAACTCATCAGTGTAGTATTGGGCGTCACCGGCAAAGATAACCCATCCATAGGTCGGGTCGCACGATATGAACCACCCCTTTGCCTCAATGCGATATACTCTTCCTGCCTCTAGGACTGGAGAAGTCACTGGTCCGCCAGTGCTGAGGACGTCTGCTTCCCATATGAGATGTCCTTGTGCTTTTGCACCAAGTATCGGAACCGCAGTGATTATTAATGCGAAAAGCAATGCTAGCGCAGATATCATTCTTAGTTTTTTCATTTCTAACACCTAAGTTTTGCGTGAAATATGTTCTGTTTCAGGAGATATAAATATTGATGAAAGATAATTATAGAAGAAAAGTCTAGTTCGTGAGGTTTCTAAATACTTGATAGGGAAATCTTGAGCGATAGTGTAGGGGGTGAACTCCCCTACGCGCATACACAAACATTTTTTGATTGAATGATCAAAGAGAATACGCGTAACAAAAGAAGTTACCCGCATATATCAACGTTCCAAATTGTTTATCTAAATGTACCCTAACGCTCGCAGTCTCTTCTCTATCTCTTCGCTTTCTTTTCGCGGATGAACAGGCCCAAAATACGACAAGTCCAAGGTGCTTTTAAGTAGTTTTCTAAGATTATCTTTTATCTTGGGATGTTCACCTGCAATGTCTACTTTTTCAAACGGATCGCTTTGAATATTGTATAGTTCTTCTTTTCCATCCCGATATAATATGTACTTATGAGACTGTGTTCTAACGCACTTAGCTGCTTCATCAATTTGCTCAAGCTTAGGGATAATCAGCTTGAATTCTGGCGGTGAATTTCTCAGAGTTTCCCCGCTTTCTGCGCAGACAAAATCATGAACTTTTTGATCTTTAAATGGCAGTAAACTTTTGCCTTGTATCCTATCTCTAAACCCTTTAATCTTCAAGATATCTAATACCGTGGGAAAAACATCTGCGAGTGATGCAAGGTTTGAAATTCTCTTTCCTCTGGGAATTACATCGGGATAAACCATTATCAATGGGACATGAATCAAACTGTCGTACAAGCAAAACTGGTGTGAAGCGAGGCCGTGATCACCGAAATTCTCGCCGTGATCCGAGAGTATTATTAAGAGGGTGTCTTCAAAAATTCCTTTGTCGCAAAGAAAATCGACGAGTTCTCCTATTCGATAATCCAGATATGATATGGCACCATCATACCAAGACTTAACGATTTCCCACTCTTCTTCAGACACTTGGAATTCGTTTGCCATAAAATGATATTGGCCATCGTCAGAAGCAAGACGATTAAGTCGCCTAACATCCGAATTACGACCACGCATTCTTTCTCCTGTATGGCCACAGATCTTGCTCAAGAGAAGCTCTGTTAGATAGAGTTTAGGTTCTTCGAGAGAGCTGCAAAATCTCTTCTTAAAAGGGCGGGGTGGGTCATGAGGTGCGTGACAACAGAAGAGATTGGTGAACAGAAAGAAAGGTTTTTTCTTGTTCCACTTGTTCAGGAGGCTTTTAATCTTCTCAACGTTTCGATAAGTCCACCAATCGAGTCCGTAGATGAGAGTTCTAATAACATCTTTCGGGCTCTCTTTAACAAACCTAAAACTCTTATACGGTACGGACAAATCAAAGTACTCTTGAAAACCTTTTGTGAATCCACTTGTTACATTAAGAAGCCCGTTACTAGATACGCCTATCGTTTGATATCCATTCCAATTCAGAATCTCTGCTAAAGTAATGTTTTCTCTGTTAAGGGATATCTGTCTTCCCATAGTCTTATGATAAGAAGGATATTTTCCTGTAAATATCGAGGCGTGAGAAGGAGGACTCCATTCCGCTGTTGCAAAAGCGTTCTCAAAAAGAACACCTTTTTTCGCAAGCCTATCAATGTTAGGACTCGTTTTACGGTGATAACCGCAGCATGAAAGATGATCCACCCTAACCGTATCAGCTACAATAAGAATAATATTGGGCATTCGTTCTTTTTCATTCATGTTGGATGGAAGTGCTTTCAATTTCCCAGCTCCTGAAAGGCAGCCTAATAGTCATGCATTTGGTTTACAGTTTTTATCAATTCAAGATGGAATCTTGTACAAAACATTGCGCACGCACTAATAGTCACTTCTGAGCGTAAAGAAGATTTCGCTACCTCCATTAGTGTATATCTTGTTAAAGGCTATCAGGCTAGAACTCAAGTCACTGGTATTCCACACATGCCCAAACACATATCCTCGTCCAAAAATCTTGCCATCAATTGTGTTGAATTTCCTCAAATACACGTATGCGTTCGTGCGATCGAAAGAGGTTGCATTAGTAAGTATCTCTGTCTGGGCTCTTGGAAAAACTGCATAACTCATCAGTGGAAAGGATACTGATACTACATCTGCATAGATTAGTGTGTTCGCAGTTAAAACTATGTTTGAACGCACCCATCTAGTAGCGGATACATCAACGGATTCGGTCAAATATCCAACACCATAAAAAAGTACTCTGTCAATCCTGTATCTGCTCAGAGATATTGAATACGATGTATCTCCAGTTATTTCGTAGACGAAACCTGTTTCAAAAAGAAAAAGGGACGCAACAACAACAGTAGTCAAAAAAAATGGTGCGAAGTTTCTTCGAAAGCGAAGGAAAAAAGAAAAAAAGGAGTTACCTCCTATCACACAAAAAGGCGCCAATAGCAGAAGCGATATGTGATAAGTGCGAGTAACGTTCAACAAATTGAAACTTGGAGCAACCAAGGGTAACAATACGAATACCAGCATGGCCAGAGACATTACAACATATTCATGATCGAACCTGTCGCTAGTCTTTCGTTTCAGGACAACAATCACAACGCCCAATACTATAAAGAATTGCACTAAATAGTGAAAGCCTCTCCCAAACCAGTGTCCTATCGACGTTGCAGGTTCTCCCACGCCAACCGCCCTTAAGACATGTCCCGGACGAGCTGAAGGAGCCAAAAGATCGTCCCAAAAGTTTCTTTGTATGTTTTCCCCCATTTCAACCAGTGATACAAAGCTAGCTGATTGAGAAGTATATATATACCAAGAAAAAGCCATCACAACGAATAGTACGACATGCGTGAGCGTAATTACAGATTGTTTCTTTCGGATGAACGAAACAAACCATGAAAAGAAAATGAGGATCAAAAAAACGTAGGAAATCCCATAGTGACTCACAATCATTCCCACACTGAAAATTGTAAAGAAAAGCATTTTGGTGGTCGGACTGATTTTTCTGTGAAACACTACTAACAATGACAAGACTAGAAAAAGTTCGCTAATCATCTGAGTAGGTAGACCGGGCAGCTCATAGAAAAATGTCATACCAGCAAGAATGACAAATGTTGCGACAAAAGCAGCTTTCTTTTCCATGTATTTTTGATACAACTGATACAAGCCGACAGGCACAAGCGCAAATATCATGGGGTAAACTATCTTGAATATCCATGTCCCCTCTAGATCAAGAATTTCCGCGTATATTGCCGGGAAAATGGTCACGCTTAACATTTGACTTGTTCGGAGAACGACAGCGTCACTCGGGCGTAAATTCCATATCCCATTCTCGCGAGTGTTCTCAAAGACATAATAAGCTGGGTGGACATCATAGCCAACAATGTAATTTGATACTAAAGACCCATGGAGCAAAATCGCAACACTAATCATAAGTAGAATAAAGGGCCAGCTCGTTCCAGATCTAATAGAACCTATGAGAACCGCTAGCGCAACAGTTCCTATCAGTAGAAGCAAAATCACACTATTTCCGTTGAAATTTGCCAGAGTTGTCCCTAGTATTGCGAGAATTGGTAGACAGACAGACAAGACCAAAGGCAACGAAAAATCGATTTTTTCTTTGCTTCGTTGTCTATTCTTGTTAAGAAGGAAGCAAAGTACGCAAAGGAATGAAACTGTGGAGTTCATTGCAAGAAGCAAAATGGGAGTAGATAGAATGGCTACCTGAAATAAAAGACCAATCACATTCAGCATTAGCCCAAGAACTAGGCTAAAGACTACGCTCAATCCAACAGAAAACAAGAATTTTTCCGCAGAATCAAGACCAGGTAGCTTGAAGAAAAGGAGAAGAATCATCCCTGGTACAATAGTCAAGTAGATGAAACCTAAAACTTGCCTTGCAATAGGAACGTCCAGCAGAATTGCTACATCAACTAGAATTTGGAGATTAATGATTGCCAAAATAAGTGTAATCCAATCTCTATTCTTGTTGTCCACCAATCGCTTGTCACTTTTGTATGTCATACTCACTGTCTCTGACCCATATCGTAAGACAAGAGACTTTATATACGGGTTTGCTCTCTTGTACAAAGGGAGAACACATAAACACTAAATCATGTAGGCATAGGTTTTTAATCTATATTTATGATAGAATAGGAAGTGTAAAAGGTATGTGCACCCCGAAATTCAAAATGACTCTGGCCGTCATTGTTCTTTTTACGATTCCTCTTCTTGTTTCAGCAATAGCACCGTTAACGAGTTACTATACTATTTTTAGTTCAGGGTCAATTGCTTCATCTGAAACTCAACAAGCATCCACTTATGAGAGTGAAATGCGAGCTCTATTTGTTCACGGTTTGAATATGCTTTATCCAGATTGGGAAACAATCTGTGACACTGTACAGGGCTATGGTGTCAATAGTATTGTTGTTGAAGTTCTGTACACTTCAGGTTCTCGGTATCCAAGTAATTATGTGTCATCTTATACTAGAGATGAATTAACTCCTGCTATACAAGCTACACACTCTCGAGGGATGAAACTACATGCCTCGTTCAACGTTCTTTTAAGTGCATTGAGCGATGAACATAAAGCTGTAAGCTCAAGCGGAACATTATGGGATTGGACTGACCCAACAAATCCTACAGCTTTAACTCATTTGAGAAACTTGACTGAGGAACTTTGTTCTTTTCAAGTCCAGAGTGGAATTCAAGCTGGAGATACGATAGACGGATTTATGCTTGACTACATAAGATATGATAATAACGATATGCCATATGGAGAATATGCACGGCAAAAACTAGAAACATATCTGGGTGAAGCAATAATAAATTGGCCCGGTGATTTTGCACCTGGAATGTCAAGACACACGGAATTTCTAGAGTGGAGAGTAACCATTATTGATGATTTAGTAGGAGATATGCAAAGTTGGGCATTAGGAGTCAATCCTGACTTAGAAATCTCAGCAGCTGTTTGGGGTTGGCCGCCAACAAATCCTACGTATAACAGAATGTGGATAGGACAAGACCAGAATAAGTGGATTAAAGAAGGATGGTTAGACTTTGTTTCCCCAATGATTTACACAACGGATATAAGCACAATAGCTGCGATGATGCAAGAATATCAAGAATATATGGTAGCGGGACCAGAGGGAAAAATTCCTCTAGTTCCTTTCATGACTAACTGTTTCCCTGCCACCGTACCTGCCGACCAATTCAAGCAACAGATCGACACTATTAGAGCTAACGGAGCTGACGGATGGATTATCTGGCGTTATGGTGGACCAGGCGATGGACAAGGCTCAGTTGCCCCTGACATTAGGGATTATCTCAATCTAATTGATTTACCTCAGGTCTTCTCGTTGAGAGAGATAGAAGTTAATTGTACAGGTCGTAATGCAACGATTACTTGGACCACAGATAAGCCGGCTACCAGCACAGTTGAATATGGCACATCCCCATTATTCAATGCATCTTACGAATATCTATCGATGAATAACTTCCATTACTGGAACATTGACCATGTTGAAGGAACCATAATAGAAGATACTACACCAGTTACGAGTCACATGATAACTCTGACAGGTTTGCAGGAAGGAACACTTTATTATTACCGCGTACAAAGCCAAGATTCATCCGGTATCACCACCACCAAGGTCTACACCTTTAAACCTTAGAAATCTGGATTTGGAAAGGTATGAAAGAAATGCATTTTTCGAAGTTTAGAGTGGTTTTAGTTGTTATAATTTTGTCTACGATTCTTGGCACTAGTTTGGTAATGGCCCAGTTCAAGATGTATTATACTATTTCAAGCTCAGGGTCAATTAGCACGGACGGGCGCATTTTGCATTATAAAATGACTGATAACAGTGAAATACGGGCCGTATTTTTCCATTTCACTTCATTAAGTGCGTCAAATGATTGGAATTTGATAGTTAACACCCTTTATGATTATGGCATTAATTTACTGGTAGTTGAAGGAATGATGCCCAAATATGCGGGTTATCCAAGTGATGTTATATCTGCAAGTGCTGGTTTAGACTTCATAAACGAAGCTCTAGAAGTGGCTCATCCTCTTGGAATAGAAGTTTATGTAGCTATGAACGTTCTTTATCAGACTCCCAACCCAGAATGGGGTTGCGTTGATAGTCAAGGTAATTTCATCGATTGGCTCTGTCCAACAAAACAAGAGGCCAGAGATTATCTAAGAGCCATCGTTGAGGAACTTGTAACGAAATATCCTAACATAGACGGATTCATGTTTGACTATATCAGGTGGGAATGGCAAGGTAGTGTTCCTGATATGGATTACTCTGAAGAGTCAAGAACAGCATTAGGAAACTGGTTGGGTGAAACAGTAACGAATTTTCCAGGAGAATTCGCCCCCAGTGGCTCTCGTTACAATGAATTTTTGGAGTGGCGAGTAGAAGTAATTACTCAGTTATTAGTAGATATCATTGGTTGGATGAAAGCTATCAAGCCAGATTTGAAAATTTCGGCGGCTCCTTGGACTATACTCAAAACCGGACTTTCATATGAATGGGCTGAACGGCGTAAATTAATTGGACAAGATTGGACAGATTGGGTGATGAAGGACTATTTAGACTGGGTTGCTCCTATGGCATATTTTTATCCTAATGAACTAGAAACTTTCTTGCGACCATGCGTTAAAGCAGATGTTGAATTAGGAGTAGGAGGCCCAGAAGGAAAAATCCCTATGATAATATTTGTAGCCAATCAATTTCCAATACTTAAAACTCCTGAAGAATTCAAAGCAGAAATTGACATACTTCGGGAAGAAGGAGTTGATGGTTGGATAATTTGGAGATATGGTGGTCCAGGCGCTGGCGGGTTAGATATCAGAGATTATCTAAATGCCCTTAATCTTTCTCCAGTTTTTTCGATGGAAGGAATAACGGTTTATCTAAATGAGCAGAATGAAAGCGCAACAATTACATGGACCACGAATATCCCAACTATCAGCAGGGTTGAATATAGCATATCTCCTTTATTTAACGTAAATTGGCAATATGACTCAAAATGGAACTTCAGCTACTTGGACATTGAGCATATTGAGGGAGAGGTCGTTGAGAATCTTCAACGAGTAATTGACCATAGTATAACTCTCGCTAATCTAGACCCAAATGCAACTTATTATTTCCGTGTGCAGAGTCAAGATTCAGGAATTATAACTAGCAAAGTCTATGAATTTTCAATAAGTGGCTTAGTATAAGAACTACCCGAAGAAACCTGATACATGCAAAGTCAGAAAATATTCATAATAGTATAACATTCGTAAATTCCGATTAGCGCATTAGAATGTTATGCGTATAGAATGGTTAGATGTCAAATTAGAAAATGAAAAAACCTTGCGCACACTTTGCGTTAATATATAAGCGACGAAAAAAACTAATAATCTTGCTA
This genomic window from Candidatus Bathyarchaeota archaeon contains:
- a CDS encoding Gfo/Idh/MocA family oxidoreductase yields the protein MRNVNLGIIGLGSIGKVHLKNCLRLKNAKLVSVADSSKKALKFARENGIKNIQTDYNRLLNDKSIDAVIIAVPNFLHCECACRAAEAKKDIFLEKPLARNPAEGEQVLSHVRREGIELMVGYPSRFSEDFNKLKSKIESGTLGDIQLAYATNISAGPFSPRGELGRPSPVPAWWFNKEMMGGGALLDLGVHLVSLFRWYFGDAVDAKSYLGYRFNMDFEDHAMCLLRFRDRLLATITVGWFSKDPKVSVELYGTVKHASVVRSSPSVVRIIADDLRRKVGKIERSLDRYFKELQYFVDCVNTDISPSPSGEEALQDLRIISMAYENALRFDS
- a CDS encoding class I SAM-dependent methyltransferase, giving the protein MMIKRKLSLADPWYQLILRMMKSNISVDIESILEVGCGKGGFSIRMAEKCQNVVGLDLSSSSIRQAKNLARRSRHHKNVDFVIGDAQFLPFKDGSGFVTVCSEALEHIPHFTKAFQELVRVTKKSGYLFVTVPNYISTQLLELWLWSLIGEGGRRHGLHIFHYFKVKKLFKRSDLEILDIRGTDFIHIPFLSLKRMDWSNRTPSNESSLLRFMRFFERYDRLMCLFGSNIGIMAKIK
- a CDS encoding sulfatase, translated to MKALPSNMNEKERMPNIILIVADTVRVDHLSCCGYHRKTSPNIDRLAKKGVLFENAFATAEWSPPSHASIFTGKYPSYHKTMGRQISLNRENITLAEILNWNGYQTIGVSSNGLLNVTSGFTKGFQEYFDLSVPYKSFRFVKESPKDVIRTLIYGLDWWTYRNVEKIKSLLNKWNKKKPFFLFTNLFCCHAPHDPPRPFKKRFCSSLEEPKLYLTELLLSKICGHTGERMRGRNSDVRRLNRLASDDGQYHFMANEFQVSEEEWEIVKSWYDGAISYLDYRIGELVDFLCDKGIFEDTLLIILSDHGENFGDHGLASHQFCLYDSLIHVPLIMVYPDVIPRGKRISNLASLADVFPTVLDILKIKGFRDRIQGKSLLPFKDQKVHDFVCAESGETLRNSPPEFKLIIPKLEQIDEAAKCVRTQSHKYILYRDGKEELYNIQSDPFEKVDIAGEHPKIKDNLRKLLKSTLDLSYFGPVHPRKESEEIEKRLRALGYI
- a CDS encoding DUF2206 domain-containing protein translates to MTYKSDKRLVDNKNRDWITLILAIINLQILVDVAILLDVPIARQVLGFIYLTIVPGMILLLFFKLPGLDSAEKFLFSVGLSVVFSLVLGLMLNVIGLLFQVAILSTPILLLAMNSTVSFLCVLCFLLNKNRQRSKEKIDFSLPLVLSVCLPILAILGTTLANFNGNSVILLLLIGTVALAVLIGSIRSGTSWPFILLMISVAILLHGSLVSNYIVGYDVHPAYYVFENTRENGIWNLRPSDAVVLRTSQMLSVTIFPAIYAEILDLEGTWIFKIVYPMIFALVPVGLYQLYQKYMEKKAAFVATFVILAGMTFFYELPGLPTQMISELFLVLSLLVVFHRKISPTTKMLFFTIFSVGMIVSHYGISYVFLILIFFSWFVSFIRKKQSVITLTHVVLFVVMAFSWYIYTSQSASFVSLVEMGENIQRNFWDDLLAPSARPGHVLRAVGVGEPATSIGHWFGRGFHYLVQFFIVLGVVIVVLKRKTSDRFDHEYVVMSLAMLVFVLLPLVAPSFNLLNVTRTYHISLLLLAPFCVIGGNSFFSFFLRFRRNFAPFFLTTVVVASLFLFETGFVYEITGDTSYSISLSRYRIDRVLFYGVGYLTESVDVSATRWVRSNIVLTANTLIYADVVSVSFPLMSYAVFPRAQTEILTNATSFDRTNAYVYLRKFNTIDGKIFGRGYVFGHVWNTSDLSSSLIAFNKIYTNGGSEIFFTLRSDY
- a CDS encoding fibronectin type III domain-containing protein, which produces MCTPKFKMTLAVIVLFTIPLLVSAIAPLTSYYTIFSSGSIASSETQQASTYESEMRALFVHGLNMLYPDWETICDTVQGYGVNSIVVEVLYTSGSRYPSNYVSSYTRDELTPAIQATHSRGMKLHASFNVLLSALSDEHKAVSSSGTLWDWTDPTNPTALTHLRNLTEELCSFQVQSGIQAGDTIDGFMLDYIRYDNNDMPYGEYARQKLETYLGEAIINWPGDFAPGMSRHTEFLEWRVTIIDDLVGDMQSWALGVNPDLEISAAVWGWPPTNPTYNRMWIGQDQNKWIKEGWLDFVSPMIYTTDISTIAAMMQEYQEYMVAGPEGKIPLVPFMTNCFPATVPADQFKQQIDTIRANGADGWIIWRYGGPGDGQGSVAPDIRDYLNLIDLPQVFSLREIEVNCTGRNATITWTTDKPATSTVEYGTSPLFNASYEYLSMNNFHYWNIDHVEGTIIEDTTPVTSHMITLTGLQEGTLYYYRVQSQDSSGITTTKVYTFKP
- a CDS encoding family 10 glycosylhydrolase; its protein translation is MVLVVIILSTILGTSLVMAQFKMYYTISSSGSISTDGRILHYKMTDNSEIRAVFFHFTSLSASNDWNLIVNTLYDYGINLLVVEGMMPKYAGYPSDVISASAGLDFINEALEVAHPLGIEVYVAMNVLYQTPNPEWGCVDSQGNFIDWLCPTKQEARDYLRAIVEELVTKYPNIDGFMFDYIRWEWQGSVPDMDYSEESRTALGNWLGETVTNFPGEFAPSGSRYNEFLEWRVEVITQLLVDIIGWMKAIKPDLKISAAPWTILKTGLSYEWAERRKLIGQDWTDWVMKDYLDWVAPMAYFYPNELETFLRPCVKADVELGVGGPEGKIPMIIFVANQFPILKTPEEFKAEIDILREEGVDGWIIWRYGGPGAGGLDIRDYLNALNLSPVFSMEGITVYLNEQNESATITWTTNIPTISRVEYSISPLFNVNWQYDSKWNFSYLDIEHIEGEVVENLQRVIDHSITLANLDPNATYYFRVQSQDSGIITSKVYEFSISGLV